A genomic segment from Alkalilimnicola ehrlichii MLHE-1 encodes:
- the iscR gene encoding Fe-S cluster assembly transcriptional regulator IscR, which translates to MKLSTKGRYAVTAMMDLALHEGQGPVTLADISESQGISLSYLEQLFARLRKHSLVSGVRGPGGGYRLAQPADQITIADIITAVDENVDATRCKGRGDCQEGERCLTHDLWMDLSRQIYDFLNGITLAQLAQEPAVRRVAERQGLAEQPLADRRRTARG; encoded by the coding sequence ATGAAACTATCGACCAAGGGCCGCTACGCGGTCACAGCCATGATGGATCTTGCCCTCCACGAGGGGCAGGGGCCAGTCACTCTGGCGGACATCTCCGAGTCACAGGGGATCTCCTTGTCCTATCTGGAGCAGCTCTTTGCCCGGCTGCGCAAGCACTCGCTGGTGTCCGGGGTGCGGGGGCCCGGCGGCGGTTATCGCCTGGCCCAGCCCGCGGATCAGATCACCATTGCCGATATCATTACGGCCGTGGACGAGAACGTGGATGCCACACGCTGCAAGGGGCGGGGTGATTGCCAGGAGGGTGAGCGCTGCCTGACCCATGATCTGTGGATGGACCTGAGCCGCCAGATCTACGACTTCCTGAACGGCATTACCCTGGCGCAGTTGGCCCAGGAGCCGGCGGTTCGTCGGGTTGCCGAGCGCCAGGGTCTGGCCGAGCAGCCGCTGGCCGACCGGCGCCGGACCGCGCGCGGCTGA
- a CDS encoding glycerophosphodiester phosphodiesterase family protein, producing the protein MKQHPWIIAHRGDVERHTENTLPAFRSALERGADGIELDVQFTAEGTPVVFHDRDLRRITGQRGNLADLEDKALDTLGLRPGPDQAGFHLPTLREACECLAHARVPLFVEIKTDALPHHQVPTAVADVLRDSEAIASHRVLISFSEAALRIARSHARVPVGWVLEAWDIASRERAEALQPDWLFCDTALLPPGTAPLWAGPWDWAIYEINETGPAGALARRGVKAIETGRLSVWR; encoded by the coding sequence ATGAAGCAACACCCCTGGATCATCGCCCACCGCGGTGATGTTGAGCGGCATACAGAGAACACACTGCCCGCCTTCCGCTCGGCCCTGGAACGCGGCGCAGATGGCATTGAGCTGGACGTGCAATTCACCGCCGAGGGCACGCCGGTAGTCTTTCACGACCGGGACCTCCGGCGGATCACCGGGCAGCGGGGTAATCTGGCGGACCTGGAGGATAAGGCGCTGGACACCCTGGGCCTGCGCCCGGGACCGGATCAGGCCGGCTTTCACCTGCCCACCCTGCGGGAGGCCTGCGAGTGCCTCGCCCACGCCCGAGTCCCGCTCTTCGTCGAGATCAAGACCGACGCACTGCCCCATCATCAGGTTCCCACGGCCGTGGCCGATGTCCTCCGGGACAGCGAGGCCATCGCCAGTCATCGGGTGCTTATCAGCTTCAGCGAGGCCGCCCTGCGGATCGCCCGATCGCATGCGCGGGTGCCCGTCGGCTGGGTGCTGGAGGCATGGGACATCGCCAGTCGCGAGCGAGCCGAGGCGCTGCAACCCGACTGGTTGTTTTGTGACACCGCGCTGCTGCCGCCGGGCACGGCGCCGCTTTGGGCGGGCCCCTGGGACTGGGCCATCTATGAAATCAACGAAACCGGGCCCGCAGGGGCGCTGGCCCGGCGTGGTGTGAAGGCAATCGAGACGGGAAGGCTTTCTGTCTGGCGGTGA
- a CDS encoding DUF1249 domain-containing protein yields MMHLSPALDRQRAGPSFSGLMELYESNYLFLRRLLPEAEHGLCRVSPMARGAALHAELLESTPYTRTYFLTHQFAGGAALGPEALPALRVRIYYDARVAEVVGRGRRGKARDQGPSLAWRWRANRFLNRWLRFCLGEGHRFDSPVV; encoded by the coding sequence ATGATGCACTTGTCGCCAGCGTTGGACCGTCAGCGGGCCGGGCCCAGTTTCAGCGGCCTGATGGAGCTGTACGAGTCGAACTATCTCTTCCTCCGGCGGCTGCTGCCTGAGGCCGAGCACGGCCTCTGTCGGGTCAGCCCGATGGCCCGGGGCGCGGCGCTGCACGCCGAGTTGCTCGAGTCCACCCCCTATACCCGCACCTACTTTCTGACTCACCAGTTCGCGGGCGGGGCGGCACTGGGGCCCGAGGCGCTGCCCGCCCTGCGGGTGCGCATCTATTACGACGCCCGGGTCGCCGAGGTGGTGGGCCGGGGGCGGCGCGGCAAGGCCCGCGACCAAGGGCCGTCGCTGGCGTGGCGCTGGCGTGCCAACCGGTTCCTGAACCGCTGGCTGCGGTTTTGTCTCGGCGAGGGGCACCGTTTCGATTCCCCAGTCGTTTGA